A stretch of the Fusobacterium varium genome encodes the following:
- a CDS encoding putative tellurium resistance protein: MGIKMNSTEPIVVDENNMTIVEAEVKQFNIQADRNEMAQKLVDSREVDNLVSSISVYDTETIISFGGEVAEEISRCSDAVLNSMNMAQINDTGEMLTLLGKIMSKFDIDEIREKPGFLERIFGNLKKQLEKILDKYHTMGDEIDKIYVKLKQYEVEIKQSNKKLETMFQTNVNYYHELLKYILAGEQGIKEIDTFITQRTEEMEKSNDKSIQFELTSLVQAKQMLEQRTQDLRIAENVAMQSIPMLKTMQFSNVNLIRKINSAFIITLPIFKQALSQAILLKRQRIQAEAMAALDEKTNEMLIKNAQNTSEQAKLAAQLASGSSIKIETLETTWKTIVKGIEETKQIQENASRKRIEDQARLKAIKDDFNKMFGNK; encoded by the coding sequence ATGGGAATAAAAATGAATTCAACAGAACCTATAGTTGTTGATGAAAATAACATGACTATAGTTGAAGCTGAAGTAAAACAATTTAATATACAGGCTGATAGAAATGAAATGGCTCAAAAACTTGTAGATTCACGTGAAGTAGATAATCTTGTAAGTTCAATATCTGTTTATGATACTGAAACTATCATCTCTTTCGGTGGAGAAGTTGCTGAAGAAATATCTAGATGCTCTGATGCTGTATTAAATAGTATGAATATGGCTCAAATTAATGATACTGGAGAAATGCTTACACTTCTTGGAAAAATAATGAGTAAGTTTGATATTGATGAAATTAGAGAAAAACCAGGATTTTTAGAAAGAATATTTGGAAATTTGAAAAAACAACTTGAAAAAATATTAGATAAATACCATACAATGGGAGATGAAATAGATAAAATATATGTAAAACTAAAACAATATGAAGTTGAAATCAAACAGTCAAATAAAAAACTTGAAACAATGTTCCAAACAAATGTAAATTATTATCATGAACTTTTAAAATATATTCTGGCAGGAGAACAGGGAATAAAGGAAATAGATACTTTTATCACTCAAAGGACTGAAGAAATGGAAAAGTCAAATGATAAAAGTATTCAATTTGAATTAACAAGTTTAGTACAAGCAAAGCAAATGCTGGAGCAAAGAACACAAGACCTAAGAATAGCAGAAAATGTGGCTATGCAGTCTATCCCTATGCTAAAAACTATGCAATTTAGCAATGTAAACCTTATAAGAAAAATAAACTCAGCTTTTATAATTACACTCCCTATATTTAAACAAGCTCTTTCACAAGCTATACTACTGAAGAGACAGCGTATACAAGCTGAAGCAATGGCTGCTCTTGATGAAAAAACAAATGAGATGTTGATTAAAAATGCTCAAAACACTTCTGAACAAGCTAAACTTGCAGCACAATTGGCTTCTGGAAGTTCTATAAAAATAGAAACTTTAGAAACAACTTGGAAAACTATTGTAAAAGGAATAGAAGAAACAAAGCAAATACAAGAAAATGCTTCTAGAAAACGTATTGAAGATCAAGCACGTTTAAAAGCTATAAAAGATGATTTTAATAAAATGTTTGGTAATAAGTAA
- a CDS encoding putative phosphoribosyl transferase has product MKTSYNTEDVILLLKDITNMVMPISTEEREKKIQEGTHYSEMLPVEYKPTKKYMEMYDIALKNYSKQTAEAVCLTAEKIYKIKEENVVLVSLARAGIPVGILIKHYLNRKYGMKNLKHYSISIIRGKEIDHNAMKYILERHKAEDIQFVDGWIGKGAILTELKKSLENYKDVSTELAVLSDPANITELCGTHEDILIPSSCLNSTVSGLISRTFLRKDIITENDFHGAVYYSDLIKEDVSYEFIKEVEKYFDFNIKNINNATDKNGIEEVLNIGKKFGIKEINFIKPGIGEATRVLLRRVPWKLLISEKYKNDPVLQHLYRLAQEKNVPIEYYPLNNYKACGIIKNLSDL; this is encoded by the coding sequence TTGAAAACTTCTTATAATACTGAAGATGTAATTCTACTATTGAAAGATATTACCAATATGGTAATGCCCATATCAACTGAGGAAAGAGAAAAAAAAATACAAGAAGGAACACATTACTCTGAAATGCTTCCTGTAGAATATAAACCTACTAAAAAATATATGGAAATGTATGACATAGCCTTAAAAAATTATTCAAAGCAAACAGCAGAAGCAGTATGTCTTACAGCAGAAAAAATATACAAAATAAAAGAAGAAAATGTAGTGTTAGTTTCTCTGGCAAGGGCTGGAATTCCTGTTGGAATACTGATAAAGCATTATCTCAATAGAAAATATGGAATGAAAAATCTTAAACATTATTCTATATCAATAATTAGAGGAAAAGAAATAGACCACAATGCTATGAAATATATTCTTGAAAGACACAAAGCAGAAGATATTCAATTTGTAGATGGCTGGATAGGAAAGGGAGCAATTCTTACAGAATTAAAAAAATCTCTTGAAAATTATAAGGATGTTTCCACAGAACTTGCTGTGTTATCAGATCCTGCCAATATTACAGAATTATGTGGAACACATGAAGATATATTGATTCCAAGTTCATGTCTTAACAGTACAGTTTCAGGTCTTATCAGCAGAACTTTTTTAAGAAAGGATATAATTACTGAAAATGATTTTCATGGGGCAGTTTATTATTCAGATTTAATAAAAGAAGATGTTTCTTATGAATTTATAAAAGAGGTAGAAAAGTATTTTGATTTTAACATAAAAAATATAAATAATGCAACAGATAAAAATGGTATTGAAGAAGTATTAAATATTGGAAAAAAATTTGGAATAAAAGAGATTAATTTTATAAAGCCGGGAATAGGAGAGGCTACTAGAGTATTGCTCAGAAGAGTTCCTTGGAAGCTTCTAATAAGTGAAAAGTATAAAAATGATCCTGTTTTACAACATTTATATAGATTAGCTCAAGAGAAAAATGTCCCTATAGAATATTATCCTTTGAATAATTATAAAGCCTGTGGAATAATAAAAAATCTATCAGATTTATAA
- a CDS encoding putative phosphoribosyl transferase, with protein sequence MQKIYNKEDLVKVAKRDNNNKRTFLLVNPLQGKHIPVSPTAALELFKKLANKLINKYPNEKFLVIGFAETATAIGATIAAQCPEGTKYIHTTRETIKNSEYLFFSEAHSHAVEQKLVKNNLKEMIEKTDRIIFAEDEITTGNTIWNIKNILEEQYSKKKLNFGVISILNGMNKKNMEKFNEFQIECIYEIKLSAENYDDQLNKYSYENERRYNLKFTENFLIKEYSFNEYIDAKLGADSRVYEKNCNKLAELIIKKLKKEEFENKDVLVLGTEEFMYPAMITGEKLEKEYKCNEVKFHAVTRSPILPSGEKDYPLYLRHELRSLYDKNRVVYLYNLKKYDKVVIIHDSKSTKGEGIKSLIAALKEHECNDISIFQWSDLD encoded by the coding sequence ATGCAGAAAATATATAATAAAGAGGATCTTGTAAAAGTAGCTAAAAGGGACAACAATAACAAGAGAACCTTTCTTTTGGTAAATCCTCTGCAAGGAAAACATATACCTGTAAGTCCAACAGCAGCATTAGAATTATTTAAAAAATTAGCTAATAAATTAATAAATAAATATCCAAATGAAAAATTCTTAGTAATAGGTTTTGCAGAAACGGCTACTGCTATTGGTGCAACTATAGCAGCCCAATGTCCAGAAGGAACAAAATATATACATACTACTAGAGAAACTATAAAAAATAGTGAATATCTATTTTTTTCAGAAGCTCACAGTCATGCTGTAGAACAAAAGCTTGTAAAAAATAATCTAAAAGAAATGATTGAAAAGACTGATAGAATAATATTTGCTGAAGATGAAATAACCACAGGAAATACTATTTGGAATATAAAAAATATTTTAGAAGAGCAATATTCAAAAAAGAAATTAAATTTTGGAGTAATTTCTATTCTCAATGGTATGAATAAAAAAAATATGGAGAAATTCAACGAATTTCAAATAGAATGTATATATGAAATAAAACTATCAGCAGAAAATTATGATGACCAATTAAACAAGTACAGTTATGAAAACGAAAGAAGATATAATCTAAAATTTACAGAAAATTTTTTAATTAAAGAATATTCCTTCAACGAATATATAGATGCTAAATTAGGTGCAGACAGCAGAGTATATGAAAAAAACTGCAATAAACTAGCTGAATTAATAATAAAAAAATTAAAAAAAGAAGAATTTGAAAATAAAGATGTTCTTGTACTGGGAACAGAAGAATTTATGTACCCAGCTATGATAACAGGAGAAAAGCTTGAAAAAGAATACAAATGTAATGAAGTAAAATTTCATGCTGTTACCAGAAGTCCTATTCTTCCAAGCGGAGAAAAAGACTACCCTCTTTATTTAAGGCATGAGTTGAGAAGTCTTTATGATAAAAATAGAGTAGTCTATTTATATAATTTAAAGAAATATGATAAAGTTGTTATTATTCATGACTCAAAATCAACAAAAGGCGAAGGAATAAAAAGTTTGATAGCTGCCTTGAAAGAACATGAATGTAACGACATCTCTATATTTCAATGGAGTGATTTAGATTGA
- a CDS encoding putative tellurium resistance protein yields MAVKLEKFGDQHKISLSKEHMAGKQEIVINLNWSQEPKKKGFLASLLGGNQEIDLDLGCYYELNNGEKMIIDGLQFSQGRGGNREQRTNQGCYSNAPFIWHKGDDRGNAGGESGENIYVNPKGINNIRKIIIYTFIYEGAPNWTATNAVVTVQVPGNESIVVEMGKQSDHRNFCAIAELLFDGQDSITVKKLVTFHKGHQDCDKQYGWGFKWQEGSKD; encoded by the coding sequence ATGGCAGTAAAATTAGAAAAATTTGGAGATCAGCACAAAATCAGTTTGAGCAAAGAGCATATGGCTGGAAAACAAGAGATCGTAATTAATCTAAATTGGTCTCAAGAACCTAAAAAGAAAGGTTTTTTAGCCTCGCTTTTAGGTGGAAATCAAGAAATAGACTTAGATTTAGGATGTTATTATGAGCTCAATAATGGGGAAAAAATGATAATTGATGGACTGCAGTTTTCTCAAGGAAGAGGAGGAAACAGAGAGCAAAGAACAAATCAAGGTTGCTACAGCAATGCTCCATTCATCTGGCACAAGGGAGATGACAGAGGAAATGCAGGTGGGGAATCTGGAGAAAATATTTATGTAAACCCTAAAGGAATAAATAATATTCGTAAAATTATTATATATACTTTTATCTATGAAGGTGCTCCTAATTGGACTGCAACAAATGCTGTAGTTACTGTTCAGGTTCCTGGAAATGAAAGTATAGTTGTAGAAATGGGAAAACAAAGTGATCATAGAAATTTCTGTGCAATAGCTGAGTTGTTATTTGATGGTCAAGATTCGATAACAGTTAAAAAGCTGGTTACATTTCATAAAGGACATCAAGATTGTGATAAACAATATGGATGGGGATTCAAATGGCAAGAAGGCAGCAAAGATTAA
- a CDS encoding putative periplasmic serine protease, with protein MNQIQKLEVRINPIALTSILSFKNISGRFFNYKKDVYFFRYLGIKYEKNYIEEISGLLPEAFIEKNLDNFIENNLIEKYSIIYEEWKKLYHDVEKLDALKFPFKFQDKCWEYTLKETYRKIIEIYFKIKNQNESITKNFGIKLLYWIGKYFPKIFKNTEEMKGFPKAIYLGELKIQEYLFLYMLVLLGCDVIYLDSEKKKINIPENLLKLSSLYEEENSKKLDIFIEDLLAKNRKNKAEVNHTKENSTINTNNTVKVNLKRNESMEKTEQKKEINTAEENKTKEVSYEKLARLASSVVMISVFNRKKECIKTGSGVIINDKGSILTNFHVISNGYYFGVQLENDDKIYFTNEIVKYHDLNDLAIIKIEKSHKYIKLYQDTKELVRGQKVIAIGSPLGLFNSVSDGIISGFRMIDDLYMIQFTAPISHGSSGGALLDLNGKLIGVITAGFDKGQNINLAVNHKTILGFIKGFI; from the coding sequence ATGAATCAAATACAAAAATTAGAAGTTAGAATAAATCCAATAGCCTTGACTTCTATTTTATCATTTAAAAATATTTCAGGACGTTTTTTTAATTATAAAAAAGATGTCTATTTTTTTAGATATCTTGGAATAAAATATGAGAAAAACTATATAGAAGAAATTTCTGGGCTTTTACCTGAAGCTTTTATTGAAAAAAATTTAGACAACTTTATAGAAAACAATTTAATTGAAAAATATTCTATTATTTATGAGGAATGGAAAAAATTATATCATGATGTTGAAAAATTAGATGCTTTAAAGTTCCCATTTAAATTTCAAGATAAGTGTTGGGAATATACATTAAAAGAAACTTATAGAAAAATAATTGAAATATATTTTAAAATAAAAAATCAAAATGAATCAATAACAAAAAATTTTGGAATTAAGCTCCTCTATTGGATAGGAAAATATTTTCCAAAAATATTTAAAAATACTGAAGAAATGAAAGGCTTTCCTAAAGCTATATATCTAGGGGAATTAAAGATTCAAGAATATCTTTTCTTGTATATGTTGGTGCTTTTAGGCTGTGATGTCATTTATTTAGACTCAGAAAAGAAAAAAATAAATATACCAGAAAATTTATTAAAACTATCATCTTTATATGAAGAAGAAAATAGTAAAAAATTAGATATTTTCATTGAAGATTTATTAGCAAAAAATAGAAAAAATAAAGCTGAAGTTAATCACACTAAAGAAAACAGCACAATCAATACAAATAATACAGTTAAAGTAAACCTAAAAAGAAATGAATCAATGGAAAAAACAGAACAAAAAAAAGAAATAAATACTGCTGAAGAAAATAAAACAAAAGAAGTATCATATGAAAAACTTGCAAGGTTAGCTTCATCAGTTGTGATGATAAGTGTATTCAATAGAAAAAAAGAATGTATTAAAACTGGTTCAGGAGTCATTATTAATGATAAAGGGAGTATACTTACAAATTTTCATGTTATTTCAAATGGATATTATTTTGGAGTACAACTGGAAAATGATGATAAGATATATTTCACTAATGAAATTGTTAAATATCATGATTTAAATGATTTAGCAATAATAAAAATAGAAAAATCTCATAAATACATTAAGCTTTATCAAGATACTAAAGAACTGGTAAGAGGCCAAAAAGTAATAGCAATTGGAAGTCCATTAGGTCTTTTTAATTCTGTGTCTGATGGAATAATATCAGGATTTCGTATGATTGATGATTTATATATGATCCAATTTACAGCTCCTATTTCTCATGGAAGTTCAGGGGGAGCTCTTCTAGATTTAAATGGCAAATTAATAGGAGTAATTACAGCAGGATTTGATAAAGGACAAAATATAAATTTAGCTGTAAATCATAAAACAATATTGGGTTTCATCAAAGGTTTTATATAG
- a CDS encoding putative flavodoxin, with the protein MKVMLLNGSPNEKGCTYTALREIEKVLNKHEIETEIVYLGKKPIAGCIACSKCFETGKCIWNDKVNETAKRLDEIDGLIIGSPVYYASANGSLIAFLDRLFFSAGEKMAGKLGASIVSCRRAGSTAAFDQLNKYFTISNMPIVSSNYWNQVHGFTPEDVMQDKEGLQIMRTLGENMAWLLKCIEAGKKMNIQKPEYEEKIMTNFIK; encoded by the coding sequence ATGAAAGTAATGTTATTAAATGGAAGTCCAAATGAAAAAGGGTGTACTTATACTGCATTGAGAGAAATAGAAAAAGTACTAAATAAACATGAAATAGAAACAGAGATTGTATATCTTGGTAAAAAACCTATTGCTGGATGTATAGCATGTTCTAAATGCTTTGAAACAGGAAAATGTATATGGAACGACAAGGTAAATGAAACAGCGAAAAGATTGGATGAAATAGATGGGCTTATTATTGGTTCTCCAGTATATTACGCCAGTGCCAATGGAAGTCTTATTGCATTTTTAGACAGATTATTCTTTTCAGCAGGAGAAAAAATGGCTGGAAAGTTAGGAGCTTCTATAGTTTCATGTCGTCGTGCTGGTTCTACAGCTGCATTTGATCAGTTGAATAAATACTTTACAATCAGCAATATGCCTATTGTTTCATCTAATTACTGGAATCAAGTACATGGTTTTACTCCAGAAGATGTAATGCAGGATAAAGAAGGACTGCAAATAATGCGTACTCTTGGAGAAAATATGGCATGGTTGTTAAAATGTATAGAAGCTGGAAAAAAAATGAATATTCAAAAACCAGAATATGAAGAAAAAATAATGACTAATTTCATCAAATAA
- a CDS encoding putative cyclase produces MKIYDLTHKIENNMPAYCNAEKPDIKPLFSYEKDNFNVTYLGLTSHLGTHLDTPLHIVENGKNIYDFPIDTFLGKGLCISFENLEHLDFNSIKSIDYLLIYTGWDKYWSEEKYFENYPVISEEIAEKIADSHLKGIGIDCISPDSYDSEELKNHKILLKRNKIIVENLCELEKLLKKEFHFSCMPLKIAIDGCPVRAVAIEI; encoded by the coding sequence ATGAAAATATATGACTTAACACATAAAATAGAAAATAATATGCCAGCATACTGTAATGCAGAGAAGCCTGATATTAAACCTCTTTTTTCGTATGAAAAAGATAATTTCAATGTAACTTATTTAGGTCTGACTTCACATCTTGGAACTCATTTAGACACTCCTCTTCATATAGTAGAAAATGGAAAAAATATTTATGATTTTCCAATTGATACCTTTTTGGGGAAGGGATTGTGCATTTCTTTTGAAAATTTAGAGCATCTTGATTTTAATTCTATTAAAAGCATTGATTATTTGTTGATTTATACTGGCTGGGATAAATATTGGAGTGAGGAAAAATATTTTGAAAATTATCCAGTTATTTCAGAAGAAATAGCTGAAAAAATAGCAGATTCTCATTTAAAAGGGATTGGAATAGACTGCATTTCTCCAGATAGTTATGATTCAGAAGAATTAAAAAATCATAAAATACTTTTAAAAAGAAACAAGATAATAGTAGAAAATTTATGTGAGTTAGAAAAGCTTTTGAAAAAAGAGTTCCATTTTTCATGTATGCCTTTAAAAATAGCAATAGATGGCTGTCCTGTCAGAGCTGTTGCAATAGAAATCTAA